The following coding sequences are from one Lycium ferocissimum isolate CSIRO_LF1 chromosome 3, AGI_CSIRO_Lferr_CH_V1, whole genome shotgun sequence window:
- the LOC132051163 gene encoding E3 SUMO-protein ligase SIZ1-like has translation MNDGLVNNPLSFGSTDPLSLQILAASAEADMGHQSGVSTDVHTEDWTSLRLGAGGDSKVANGLSSGKPSQSKESSLDSLADNASLLLGMNDGVSKKSGRERSEGPFNFPRQRHSVRPRLYLTIDSDTE, from the exons ATGAATGATGGTTTAGTTAATAATCCCCTATCATTTGGCAGTACGGATCCCTTATCACTTCAGATATTGGCTGCATCAGCTGAGGCGGATATGGGGCATCAGTCAGGTGTGTCAACTGACGTTCATACTGAGGATTGGACTTCACTTAGGCTTGGCGCAGGTGGGGATTCTAAAGTTGCAAATGGGTTGAGCTCAGGGAAGCCGTCGCAATCCAAAGAGTCTTCCTTGGACTCATTGGCTGACAATG CTTCATTGCTTCTTGGCATGAATGACGGAGTATCAAAGAAGAGCGGTAGAGAAAGATCAGAGGGTCCGTTTAATTTTCCTCGCCAACGTCATTCTGTAAGACCGAGATTGTATCTGACTATTGATTCAGACACTGAATAG